The nucleotide sequence CTCGTTCAGGCGCGGCCTGCAGAGCTGCCGGGACGTCGCCGCGGACGCCACCACCCTCTACCTGCCCACCGAGGCCACCAACAGCGCGAACGAGATCGTCGCCATCGGTCTGGCCGACGGCAAGGAGAAGTGGCGGGTGAAGTCCCCGGTCGACCGCCCGACGGTCCCGATCGGCATCCAGGGCGGCAGCCTCATCGCCTACGCCGACGCCGCCTACTCCCAGGGCGGCCGGGTGCTCTCCATCCCGACCGGCTCCGGCGCGCACCGGCCGGCCACGCTGCTGCGCAACCCCGACGGCGCGGCGAAGATCGAGAGCGGTTTCTACGACGCCGGCACGGTCTGGTCCGGCGGCCGTTTCTTCATCGCCACCAACCGGCTCGGAGGCCAGGACGACTCCGAGGAGAAGCTGATGATGGCCTACGGCAAGTAGCCGTCCTCCCCGCGTCCTTCCGTCCCCACCAGCCGCTTCGAGGTACCCCGCGATGACCGACCAGCCGCCCTCCGGCCCGCCCCAGGACCAGCCGCCCACCCCGCCGGCGCCACCCGTCCCGCCCGCCGGCGCCCAGCCCGTGTACGGCTACCCGCAGGCACCCCCGCCGCAGCCGCAGCCCGGTTACGGCTACCCCGCCCAGCCCCAGCAGCCGGGCTACGGCTACCCCGCCCAGCCGCCCACGGTCGTCGCGGACGACGGCACCCGGGCCAGGGAGAACCGCGCCATCACCCTGATCGTCCTCGCGGCCGTCGTCGCCATCGGGCTGATCATCGGCTCCGGCGTCTGGTACGCCCGTTCCTCCGACGCGGGCGGCACCGCGCACTCCGGCGGCGGCAGGAACGGCACCGCCACCGCGACCGGCGGCAAGGAGAAGGTGCCGGACAACCCGGCCGCCGACGTCGCCTTCAAGGTCCCGGAGCCCAAGACCGAGGAGAACGTCGTCACCACGCCGGGCTCCTGGCTGAGCGGGCGGGTCTACGCCAAGACGGGCATCGCCGAGATCACCGGCTACGACCCGGACGACGGCACCAAGAAGTGGACGCTCAAGCTCCCCGGCCCGGTCTGCGCGGCCACCGAGCACCTCACCGCCGACGGCCGCACGGGCATCCTCTACCAGCCCTCGATGCCGACCAAGACCGACCGCGCCGGCTGCACCCAGGTCGCGGGGATCGACGTCCGTGCCGGCACCAAGCTGTGGACCAGGTCCGTCGGCACGGGTGACTTCGCCACCCAGTTCTCCAACGTCACCGTCGCCGGGAAGACCGTCGCGGTCGGCGGCCTCGGCGGCGGCGCCGCCTGGGACATCGGCACCGGCAAGGTGCTCTGGCAGCCCAAGCCCGGCGACGACTGCAAGGACTCGGGATACGGCGGCGGCACCAGGCTGGTCGCGGTGCGCAAGTGCGGCACCTACGGCAACCGCACCCTGAGCATCCAGAACATCGACCCCACCTCGGGCAAGGTGATCTCCGAGTACAAGATGGGTGCCGGCATCGAGTACGCGGGCATCATCTCCACCGACCCGCTGGTGGTCGGCGCCGACGCCGGGCACAGCGCGAGCGGCGGCAGCGGCGTCTCGGACTACTTCTCCCTCGACAACCGCACCGGCAGGCTGCTGGCCCGTATCCCGGTGCCCGGCGACACCTACGACGGCGAGTGCGACACCATCACCGTCGTCGAGGCGTGCAAGGGCGTCATCGCGGGCCAGGGCAAGCTGTTCCTGGCGACCAAGGAGCACAAGGGCAGCGGGAAGAGCAGCCGCACCAACGAGATCGTGGCCTTCGACCTCGCCACCGGCAAGCAGACCGGCCAGCGCGCCGCGGCCGGCGAGGACTACGAACTGTTCCCGCTCCGCATGGACGGCGGCAACCTGATCGCGTACAAGAAGCCGCCGTACGACAAGGGCGGCCAGGTCGTCAGCATCGACGGCGGGACCTTCCGGTCCACGACGCTGATGGAGCTGCCCCCCGACATGGCCGAGCCCCGCGTCCAGACCGGTCTGCTGCCCGGCCTCGCGGAGTACCGGTACGCGCAGGGCAAGCTCTTCATGGCGGCGCCGAACGCGGCCAAGCCGCTCGGGAGCTTCGACAAGGACAAGAACTGCGTGGTGGCCTTCGCCACCCGCGACTGAGCGAAGCCCGCACGGCAGGCGCCCCGAGCGTGTAACTTCCGGGACATGAGGACTGGGGGGTTGCTCTATGGGTGTGCGGCTCATGGTCGTCGACGACCACCGCCTGCTGGCGGAGGCGTTGGCGTCGGCGCTGAAGCTGCGCGGGCACCGGGTGCTCGCGGCGGCCGCGCCGGCCGCGGGCGCGGCCGAGCTGGTGATATCGCGGGCGCCCGAGGTGTGCCTGCTGGGCACGGCGGCACCCGCCGAGCCGGGCGCCTTCGACCCGGTGGCCCGCATCAAGCGGGAGCGCCCGCAGGTGGCCGTGGTCGTCCTGGGCCCGGTGCCCTCCCCGCGCGGCATCGCGGCCGCCTTCGCGGCGGGCGCCGCCGGGTACGTACGGCACGACGAGCGCATCGAGGGCGTCGAGCGGGCCATCATGAAGGCCAGGTCCGGTGAGGCCGCCGTCGCCCCGCAACTGCTCCAGGGCGCCTTCGCGGAACTGCTGAACCCGGCCGTCCAGCCCGACGACGAGGGCCAGCGGCTGCTCAGGCTGCTCACCCCGCGCGAGGTGGAGGTGCTGGTCCGGGTCGCCGACGGCGAGGACACCCGGCTGATCGCGGCCGGTATGGGGATAGCGCCCAGCACCGCCCGCACCCATGTGCAGCGGGTGCTGATGAAGCTCGGCGTCGGGTCCCGGCTGGAGGCGGCCGCCCTCGCGGCCCGCACCGGCCTGCTGGACCGCGCCGGTGCCGCCCCGCACACGACGGAGCCGGAGCTGTAGTCCACAGCTCCGGCTCGGTCCCGCGCGGTTAGTGCACGGGCTCGTCGTCACCCGCGCCCTCCGCGGGCAGCGGCGGCGGGGTCGGCCGGAGCTTCAGCCAGGCCAGGAAGAACACACCGAGGAGCAGCATGCCGATGCCGGTCCACAGGTTGATGTTGACGCCCTCGGCCTTGTCGATCGCGGCCTGGGAGTCGGTGAGGCCGGTGATGGTGACGATGACGCCGTACACCACGAACAGGCCGCCGATGATGCGTCGCAGGTCGAAGATGCGGGCGGCGGTGGCGGACTTGCCCTCCAGCTCGGTGACCTCGCGCTGGACGTCGTGCTCGGTCGCGCCGTGCTCGGGGCGGGGGGATTCTTCGGTCATGGTTTCCTCATCCTCCCGCGATCAGAACGAGAACGGGATGTAGCAGGCGGCGGCCAGGACGACCGCGCCCCAGCCGAGCAGGGCGGGCTTGCGGTACCAGGCGTCGTCGCCCTCGGCGGGCGCCTCGGACATGCCCGGCGAGCTGGTGCCGTAGACCAGGCCCTGGAGTTCCTCGGCCGGCTTGGGCTTGGTGAACAGCGACACCGCGACCATCACGACCGCGCCCGCCACGAAGCCGGCGATGGCGGAGACGAAGTTGGCGCCCTGGTCGGAGGGGATCGAGATGATGCCCTCCTTGTAGAACACGAAGTAGTTGACCATCGCGGTCGCGGTGCCGGCGAGCAGACCCCAGAAGCCGGACTTGGCCGAGGCGCGCTTCCAGAACATGCCGACGATGAAGACCACGAACATCGGGACGTTGAAGAAGGAGAACAGCGTCTGGAGGTAGCTCATGATGTTCGAGAACGACGACGCCAGGAACGCCGTGCCGACCGAGGCGGCGACACCGATCACGGTGATCCAGCGGCCGAAGCGGACGTAGTAGGCGTCCTCCTGGTCCGGCTTCACGTAGCGGGCCCAGATGTCGGTGGTGAACACCGTGTTGAAGGACGACACGTTGGCCGCCATGCCCGCCATGAACGCGGCGAGCAGACCGGTGACCGCGATGCCGAGCACGCCGTTGGGCAGCAGCTCCTGCATCAGGTAGGGGATCGCGTCGTTGTACTGGAGCCCGGAGCCGGGCTGGCCGATCTTCGGCACCAGGGCGGCGGCGACCAGGCCGGGGATCATCACCAGGAAGACGATGAAGATCTTCGGGTAGGCCGCGATCAGCGGGGTGCGCTTGGAGGCGGAGAGGTTCTTCGCGGACAGCGCGCGCTGCACCTCGGCGAAGTTGGTCGTCCAGTAGCCGAAGGACAGCACGAAGCCGAGACCCAGCACGATGGTCAGCCAGTTGGCGCCCAGCGGGTTGGCGCTGCCGATTCCGGTGCCGCCCCACGCGGTGGTGAAGTTGGCGCCGTGGGCCGCGTCCAGCTTGTGGGTCAGGCCGTCCCAGCCGCCGGCCTTCTTCAGGCCGAGGATGGTGATCGGGATGAGGGCGGCCAGGATCACGAAGAACTGGAGCACCTCGTTGTAGATCGCCGAGGACAGGCCGCCCAGCGTGATGTAGCCGAGCACGAAGGCACCCGCCACCACGATGGCCACCCACTGCGGCCAGCCGAGCAGGGCCTCCACCACGATTGCCAGCGCGTACAGGTTCACGCCCGCGATGAGGATGGCGGCGAAGGCGAACAGGATCGAACTGAGCAGGTGGGCTGCCTTGTCGAAGCGCAGCAGCAGGAACTCGGGGACCGAGCGGACCTTGCTGCCGTAGTAGAAGGGCATCATCACCAGGCCCAGGAAGACCATGGCCGGGATGGCGCCGATCCAGTACCAGTGCACGGTGTAGGCGCCGTACTGGGCGCTGTTGGCCGCCATGCCCAGGATCTCGGTGGCCGCCAGGTTCGCCGAGATGAAGGCGAGGCCGGTGATCCAGGCGGGCAGCGAGCGTCCGGAGAGGAAGAAGTCCAGGCTGGTCTTCACCGAGCGGCGGGCCGCGAAGCCGATGCCGAGAACCACGACGAAGTAGATGGCCAGGATCGTGTAGTCGAGCCAGTTGGTGGGGAGCCGTAGCTCCGCCGCCAGATAGCTGGGGCCCGCCGCCAGGGGCGCGGGTCCGGTCGGGGGGGTCTGCATGAGAACTCGCTTCGTTGCGCGAACTGATCCAGAGCGGAACCTACGCCGCGGCGTTCATTATTTGAACAGTTCTGTTGGTGTTCTTTGTTCGATTGTGATCGTACGGCCTGTTGTCGAGTTGTGGTTTGTTATGTTTGATTGTGTTGAGTGAGAGCGAGGAGTCCGGCGTGAAGAAGACCTCGACCCGGCTGGCCGACGGGCGTGAGCTGGTCTACTACGACCTGGCGGACGACACGGTCCGCGACGCCGTCGACCGGCGCCCGCTGGACCCCACGGTTACCGCCTCCGAGATCCGCCGGGACCCGCTGCTCGGCGACTCGGTCGCGGTCGCCTCCCACCGACAGGGCCGCACCTACCACCCCCCGGCCGACGAGTGCCCGCTCTGCCCCAGCCGGGACGGCCGGCTCAGCGAGATCCCGGACTCGGGCTACGACGTGGTCGTCTTCGAGAACCGCTTCCCCTCCCTCGCCGGCGACTCCGGCCGCTGCGAGGTCGTCTGCTTCACCTCCGACCACGACGCGTCCTTCGCCTCCCTCACCGACGAGCAGGCCCGGCTGGTGCTGGAGGCGTGGACCGACCGCACCGCCGAGCTGTCGCATCTGCCCTCCGTGAAGCAGGTCTTCTGTTTCGAGAACCGGGGCGCCGAGATCGGGGTGACGCTGGGTCATCCCCACGGCCAGATCTACGCCTACCCGTTCGTCACCCCCCGCACCGCGCTCATGCTCCGCTCGCTCGCCGAGCACAAGGCGCGGACCGGCGGGGAGAACCTCTTCGACACCGTCCTGGAACGGGAACTCGCGGGGGACCGGGTCGTCCTTGAGGGTGAACACTGGGCGGCCTTCGTCCCGTTCGCCGCGCACTGGCCCTACGAGGTCCACCTGTACCCCAAGCGCCGGGTGCCCGATCTGCTCGCTCTCGACGAGGCCGCGCGCACAGAGTTCCCCCAGGTCTATCTGGAACTCTTGAGGCGCTTCGACCGGATCTTCGGGCGGCAGGAGGGGGAGGGGAGCACCGTGGACGAACCGCCGACGCCGTACATCGCGGCCTGGCACCAGGCGCCGTTCGGTGAACTCACCGGCTTCGACGGGGTGACACGCGACGACTTCGCACTCCACCTGGAGCTTTTCACCATCCGCCGCACTTCCGGCAAGCTGAAGTTCCTCGCCGGTTCCGAATCCGGCATGAACGTCTTCATCAACGACGTGCCGCCGGAGCGCGCGGCCGAGCGACTGCGAGAGGTAGCGAGTTCATGAAGTACCTGGTGACGGGTGGCGCGGGCTATGTCGGCAGTGTCGTCGCCCAGCATCTGCTGGAGGCGGGGCACGAGGTCACCGTCCTCGACAACCTCTCCACCGGCTTCCGCGAGGGCGTCCCCGCCGGGGCCGCCTTCGTCGAGGGCGACATC is from Streptomyces seoulensis and encodes:
- a CDS encoding PQQ-binding-like beta-propeller repeat protein, yielding MTDQPPSGPPQDQPPTPPAPPVPPAGAQPVYGYPQAPPPQPQPGYGYPAQPQQPGYGYPAQPPTVVADDGTRARENRAITLIVLAAVVAIGLIIGSGVWYARSSDAGGTAHSGGGRNGTATATGGKEKVPDNPAADVAFKVPEPKTEENVVTTPGSWLSGRVYAKTGIAEITGYDPDDGTKKWTLKLPGPVCAATEHLTADGRTGILYQPSMPTKTDRAGCTQVAGIDVRAGTKLWTRSVGTGDFATQFSNVTVAGKTVAVGGLGGGAAWDIGTGKVLWQPKPGDDCKDSGYGGGTRLVAVRKCGTYGNRTLSIQNIDPTSGKVISEYKMGAGIEYAGIISTDPLVVGADAGHSASGGSGVSDYFSLDNRTGRLLARIPVPGDTYDGECDTITVVEACKGVIAGQGKLFLATKEHKGSGKSSRTNEIVAFDLATGKQTGQRAAAGEDYELFPLRMDGGNLIAYKKPPYDKGGQVVSIDGGTFRSTTLMELPPDMAEPRVQTGLLPGLAEYRYAQGKLFMAAPNAAKPLGSFDKDKNCVVAFATRD
- a CDS encoding helix-turn-helix transcriptional regulator → MGVRLMVVDDHRLLAEALASALKLRGHRVLAAAAPAAGAAELVISRAPEVCLLGTAAPAEPGAFDPVARIKRERPQVAVVVLGPVPSPRGIAAAFAAGAAGYVRHDERIEGVERAIMKARSGEAAVAPQLLQGAFAELLNPAVQPDDEGQRLLRLLTPREVEVLVRVADGEDTRLIAAGMGIAPSTARTHVQRVLMKLGVGSRLEAAALAARTGLLDRAGAAPHTTEPEL
- a CDS encoding sodium:solute symporter family protein encodes the protein MQTPPTGPAPLAAGPSYLAAELRLPTNWLDYTILAIYFVVVLGIGFAARRSVKTSLDFFLSGRSLPAWITGLAFISANLAATEILGMAANSAQYGAYTVHWYWIGAIPAMVFLGLVMMPFYYGSKVRSVPEFLLLRFDKAAHLLSSILFAFAAILIAGVNLYALAIVVEALLGWPQWVAIVVAGAFVLGYITLGGLSSAIYNEVLQFFVILAALIPITILGLKKAGGWDGLTHKLDAAHGANFTTAWGGTGIGSANPLGANWLTIVLGLGFVLSFGYWTTNFAEVQRALSAKNLSASKRTPLIAAYPKIFIVFLVMIPGLVAAALVPKIGQPGSGLQYNDAIPYLMQELLPNGVLGIAVTGLLAAFMAGMAANVSSFNTVFTTDIWARYVKPDQEDAYYVRFGRWITVIGVAASVGTAFLASSFSNIMSYLQTLFSFFNVPMFVVFIVGMFWKRASAKSGFWGLLAGTATAMVNYFVFYKEGIISIPSDQGANFVSAIAGFVAGAVVMVAVSLFTKPKPAEELQGLVYGTSSPGMSEAPAEGDDAWYRKPALLGWGAVVLAAACYIPFSF
- the galT gene encoding galactose-1-phosphate uridylyltransferase, producing the protein MKKTSTRLADGRELVYYDLADDTVRDAVDRRPLDPTVTASEIRRDPLLGDSVAVASHRQGRTYHPPADECPLCPSRDGRLSEIPDSGYDVVVFENRFPSLAGDSGRCEVVCFTSDHDASFASLTDEQARLVLEAWTDRTAELSHLPSVKQVFCFENRGAEIGVTLGHPHGQIYAYPFVTPRTALMLRSLAEHKARTGGENLFDTVLERELAGDRVVLEGEHWAAFVPFAAHWPYEVHLYPKRRVPDLLALDEAARTEFPQVYLELLRRFDRIFGRQEGEGSTVDEPPTPYIAAWHQAPFGELTGFDGVTRDDFALHLELFTIRRTSGKLKFLAGSESGMNVFINDVPPERAAERLREVASS